Genomic segment of Mycolicibacterium psychrotolerans:
AGCAGCTGCCGCAGCTGGTAGCGGTTCCAGCCGGGCACGAACGACAGGTGCGTGTTGACCACGGTCAGGTCGCCGAGCGGGGTGTCGAAATGGCCGATCACCGCGGCGCGGGGTTCCTCGTCGATGACCTGAACGCGGCCGGGTGCGCGCAGGTACATCGGGAACCGGAACGGGATGCGGGGCAACCGCACCACCTGCCAGTTCTTCGCCGGGAACCGTGACAGCAGCGCGACGCCGTAGGCCGCGGTCCCGGGCTGCTCCTCTCCGGTGGCCGCCATCCACGTGGCTCCCGGCGTGCCGGCGATCGCCGCGACGAAGCGGTGACTGCGCGCGCCCATGGCTTCGGCGGCCAGTGCCGTCAGATCTGCCAACCCGGAGCGCTCCTGAACTGAATCCACCTCCTGAAGTGCCAGGATGTCGGCATCCAGACCCGCAACGGTGTCGGCGAAGCGGTCCAGATCCACCCCGGCGCCCACGGTGCGCCCGTGCAGGATGTTGAAGGTCACCAACTTCATGGGTAACCCACTACCCACCCTGCAGT
This window contains:
- a CDS encoding endonuclease/exonuclease/phosphatase family protein codes for the protein MKLVTFNILHGRTVGAGVDLDRFADTVAGLDADILALQEVDSVQERSGLADLTALAAEAMGARSHRFVAAIAGTPGATWMAATGEEQPGTAAYGVALLSRFPAKNWQVVRLPRIPFRFPMYLRAPGRVQVIDEEPRAAVIGHFDTPLGDLTVVNTHLSFVPGWNRYQLRQLLRDVRGLPWPRVVTGDLNMSPAAARRYSGLRPLAAAATFPADIPTQQLDHVLTDDPGLQARACRTPAVAISDHRPLVVDLHRN